The proteins below are encoded in one region of Vespa velutina chromosome 11, iVesVel2.1, whole genome shotgun sequence:
- the LOC124953181 gene encoding sorting nexin-12 gives MADTTVDATRRLNVKKQTLDDAYAAPANFLEIDVINPITHGVGKKRYTDYEVRMRTNLPVFKVKDSTVRRRYSDFEWLRNELERDSKIVVPPLPGKAWKRQMPFRGDDGIFEEDFIEDRRKGLEIFVNKIAGHPLAQNERCLHLFLQEPVIDKNYVPGKIRNT, from the exons ATGGCGGATACTACCGTGGATGCAACGAGACGTTTAAACGTTAAGAAACAGACATTGGACGACGCTTACGCTGCGCCCGCAAATTTTCTCGAAATTGATGTGATTAATCCAATCACACACGGCGTCGGTAAAAAACGATATACCGATTACGAAGTTCGCATGAGA ACAAACCTACCAGTCTTTAAAGTCAAAGACTCCACAGTCAGAAGAAGATACAGTGATTTTGAATGGCTTAGAAACGAATTGGAAAGGGACAGTAAG ATTGTTGTACCGCCTTTACCTGGAAAGGCATGGAAACGTCAAATGCCATTTCGAGGAGATGATGGAATTTTTGAGGAAGATTTCATAGAGGATCGAAGGAAAGGTTTAGagatatttgttaataa AATAGCTGGACATCCCTTGGCACAAAACGAGCGATGTTTACATTTGTTTCTTCAAGAACCTGTAATAGACAAGAACTACGTACCTGGGAAAATACGTAATacataa